A region from the Candidatus Methylomirabilota bacterium genome encodes:
- a CDS encoding isoprenyl transferase has translation MALRPLRPLRQADLAALGKTELFEVVRAQPVPEHVAIIMDGNGRWATRRGLPRVAGHRGGVKTARAIVRAAEALGLRYLTLYAFSTENWSRPAQEVSTLMKLLERAIRSELPDLMARNRRFRVVGRATGVPPAVWAGLEHVARETRQNTGLTILLAFNYGGRDELVDAFRALARQVQGGELEPDDVSEKHIRQALYTAEVPDPDLLIRTSGEMRVSNFLLWQIAYTEIWVTPTLWPDFVATDLYRAVAEFQRRTRRFGGV, from the coding sequence ATGGCGCTGAGACCCCTGAGACCGCTCCGGCAGGCCGACCTGGCGGCGCTCGGGAAGACCGAGCTCTTCGAGGTCGTGCGCGCGCAGCCGGTCCCCGAGCACGTCGCGATCATCATGGACGGGAACGGGCGCTGGGCCACGCGGCGCGGCCTCCCGCGCGTCGCGGGCCACCGTGGGGGCGTGAAGACGGCGCGCGCGATCGTGCGCGCGGCCGAGGCGCTCGGGCTCCGTTACCTGACGCTCTACGCGTTCTCGACGGAGAACTGGAGCCGCCCCGCGCAGGAGGTCTCGACGCTGATGAAGCTCCTCGAGCGCGCGATCCGCTCGGAGCTGCCCGACCTCATGGCGCGCAACCGGCGCTTCCGGGTCGTGGGCCGCGCGACCGGCGTGCCCCCGGCCGTCTGGGCGGGGCTCGAGCACGTCGCGCGGGAGACGCGGCAGAACACGGGGCTGACCATCCTCCTCGCGTTCAACTACGGCGGGCGCGACGAGCTGGTCGACGCGTTCCGCGCGCTGGCGCGTCAGGTCCAGGGCGGGGAGCTCGAGCCGGACGACGTCTCCGAGAAGCACATCCGCCAGGCGCTCTATACCGCCGAGGTCCCCGACCCGGACCTCCTGATCCGCACGAGCGGCGAGATGCGCGTGTCGAACTTCCTCCTGTGGCAGATCGCCTACACCGAGATCTGGGTCACCCCGACGCTCTGGCCGGACTTCGTCGCCACCGACCTCTACCGGGCCGTCGCCGAGTTCCAGCGGCGCACGCGCCGCTTCGGGGGCGTATGA